CTGGTGGTCATTTGAGATGGCAATATGGATGTTGTCAATAAATATGATGTATGTCAACAATATGATTGTTTTCAGTATGATTATTTTACTAGGGGTCTTCTGGACTATGGGTCAGGCCTGTGCCAGAATGTGGCTCTGTACAAGATCTGATTTCAAcacaaaaggcaaaataacagaAACAGGTCTTTCATATTCCCTTGAAGTCCTGAGCACTGGATGAATTTTTCACTTCAATCCTTTTTTACGTTTTgctgtattaaatatttatgctcAATTGAAGCTGTGGCTTTACAGAGGCAGGGAGATAATGAAAAGTTGTGTCCTTGTGCAGTGGAGAAAATCAATTTTAACCAAcattaattctctttttcaggTGAACTTCACTTGACTCCACTACATGGAATTCTTCAGCTGAGGCCAAGCTTCACCTACTTGGACAAGGCTGATGCAAAACACCGAGAAAGAGAAGCTGCTAATGAAGGTAAACTCTCCACAATTGTGTTTTCTTAGGGGAGGTGAGATACAAGTTCTCTGTAATGTGGCTGGTAAGAGTCATTCTGGTCTGAACCTGTTTATTCTAACAACACAGTCATTATTATCCCATTTCTTGGATTGTTtcactgattttgttttttttacctAAATACTTTTATGAGCACAGTGTGGGGGATTGGCAGAGGGATGGGAGGTGCTGGGTAGTGACAAAGGGCGGTGGTGTCCCCACTGCCACTGGGAAGGCCTTGGCAGCAGGATATCCTATCACATGAGCAGTGTGGTGCTGTCATACGTGGCACAGTTTGGCAGGCTGGGATTGAACCCATGCATGGGGAGTTCTCAGTGTGCTTTCTTCCTGCATGGGCCCCCAGACTGGCTTTGGCTCTTCCACTGCAGCGGCGTGTTTACATCTGTGTTTTCTGGCAGGTGGTGATTCATCCCAGGATGAAGCTGAAGATGATGTTAAGCAAATTACTGTATgtccacattttcctttttatgctgGTTCAGGCAACAGTTCACAAGAAAGCTTGACAGTTCAGAGTGAAATGAAAGGACAGCAAACCTCAGCTAGTCCTGCTGACCTGGGCTCGGGTGGGGGAGGCCAGATGCACTCACCCTTGTTGCACAGGCACAAAGATGGCACTGAGAGCAAGGGGTGATTCACTGGAGCTAGGGCCCCTAGCTTGAGGCTGATACACCAAATCAGTTATGCAGATAGGTTTTTTCCAAGGGTTTTAAGCTGTTTTGAATGATGCCCAAATCTTCTAGGTCCGATTCTCCCGCCCTGAGACCGAACAAGCTCGGCAGCGACGTGTTCAGTCCTATGAGTTCCTGCAGAAGAGACAGGCAGAAGAGCACTGGGTTCACCTGCATTATTATGGCTTGAAGGTAGGTGTGTGTGCTGGCTCCTGAGGAGGCTGACTGGGCCTGAAGTCAGCCAAGTCCAGAACCATTTTAAATCTGGGCTCATGGGAATCAGGGAATCATCAAAAGAATGAAGAGGAGCTCTGTAGGCTGGAACAGACCCTGAAGTGCTCTGTATCTCCTGCTGGATAATGCTTTGGGGTCTCCACACTTCAAAACTGAGAGCTGGACAAATATAAAGGGGGGGGTCTGACCCAAGAATCACTTGGGTCTTGGATTTTAAACTGGACTTTGTGAAAGACTTGGGAAACCCATTGAGTCAGGTGTGAGAAATCCTCTTTGGCTGACTTGTGCATGTCTGTCAGGAGTTTCAAAGGCATAGAAAGGGAAATGTTCCCACATTACATGAGCATCATACAAGGAAGTGAAAGCAGAGCATCAGGTAGCAAGGTGGAGCACTTGAGTGGTGGAATGATGACAGGGTGATCATAGTTTGGAATGAGAAATCCAGCTCTCTGGCATTTTGTATGTTTTCAGTATGTGATAATGACtcctgttttttccctgtttccaggATAGCCGTTCTGAACACGAGCGCCAGTATTTATTTAGTCAAGGTCACGGCCttgctgaaaacacagaattaattaAATCTCCCAGGTAATGGTTTGGTGGTTTCCTACAGAAATGGCATTGATTAATTGGGATTGTTTTCTGAGTAATAAGCAGgtatattctttaaaaatctgttctttgaAAATCCTATTCATGATAAAAGttgaattgtttttaaaaacacagaaacaaactaGCTTTCGTCTTACTGAGGTTGCTTTCTTTGTTTCCCTATACCCTTGAGATTAAAACCTCTTGTTTTTACTCAGGGTTGTAGCTTCTTGTACGTTATCACAGCCCTACCTTATTTGGACTGTGAATACTGCAAAGGAAACTTAAAACAAAGGCTTCTTCTGGATAATATAAATTAACACTCTAAAGCAAATAACTTCTGTTGTTAGCAAATGTTATAAAACTTCCCTTTGTGATTTGTGGGGACAACTGAAACTACTTGAAAGGTGTTTGTGTCTGTTTCTTGGTGACTGCAGCTCTACAGGAGCCTTCCATAATGCAGTCAGTGCTTCCCTGTCACTGGGACAGCCATGGCCCAATAGTGAAGTGCAGAGTCTGGCTCTGGTTATGGTGTTGGCATGTTGTAAATCAGTAAATCAGTGATAGCTCTTCTGAAGAGTCTTTTGGATCTGATTCTTTCTCACAGACACTGGTAATTGCATGGGTGGGACAGAAAGTTTGCTTTTGCTGGCCTGATTCTCTCTGTCTGTGGGGTTTCACATGACCCTGCTGATGGCTGTCAGAGCACCTGTGTTTAATATATTTCCTTGTGCAGATCCTCTGTTTGGACACTCTGCTGTACAAAAGAGCTGGGATTCTGACTCACGTTTACTTCATACTCTCACTTTGGGCAGATGAATGTCAGTAGCTTTTACTAGTTCTGAGGAGGTGGGAGTGGAAGGGAGAGCTCTTTTCAGGCTGATGTTTGTTTTGTAGATTCACACAAGCAGGTTTGCTCAAAGTGAGAAATTACTGTACTTAAACCTGGCAAGTTTCAAGACAAGCATTTTAAAGaatgtgtttccttttcttccagtgAATATTTAATGATGCTGATGCCTCCAAGCGTAGAGGAAGAGAAGTAAGTGTTTGTACATAATGTTCAAAGTCCACATTGGCTGGATTCTCCTTTTCATGGGCTACAAATCTGTTTATCTGCAGTGAGAAACCAATGGCTCCAAGCAATGTGCTTTCTATGGCCCAGCTGAGGACTTTACCCCTTGCTGATCAGATCAAGATCCTGATGAAGAATGGTTTGTAGCTTTTGTAATACATTTGCACTTCACTTTATGACTTCTAGTTGCCTCAGATAAGGTGCTTTCCCCAGTATTACCAGTTCTGTCACCCCATCAGACAGACTGTCTGGCTCTCTGATTCTCTGAGGAATCTAAATCCCAAGCCTTTCCCTAAAAAGAGCAGTGACAGCTGATCTGACTGTTGATACACTTGCTATAAATTTACTCTAAGAAAAATTTCTAATTTGATGGTAGCTTTCTGGATACACATTCAGCAGGTATCTCTTGGAATGTGGGGGTCTGAGCATGTACAGCCTGCACTTTGGCATTTTCTGGGAAGTTTTTAATGGTACACACTTCATGAGTGTCACCTAGGAATTTGATTCTGTCTCTTTAGGACTACTCTCTGATGAGAGCAAATCCTGAGCATTTTGCCTCAGGAGCATCCTGCCTTGTCAGATATCTCTGCTTACAGATATTGCCAAAGGCAcaggcttggggtttttttaattgttattttaataatacattAATTTGTCACCAGTTCAGCCAGTCAACTCTGCTGTAACACTAgcagatattttcaaaacagatgATGCTTGCAGCACAGGGGGCTAAACCTAaggctttatttctttccccgAGATAAACCTTTGCCCGTGCACACGCTGAATCCCCGTTCCTGGGGGTGTGAGTGCTGTTTGTGACTCTGTGTTTGCCTTGCAGTGAAAGTGATGCCGTTCGCCAACCTGCTGGGTCTGCTGGGCTCGGGCACCGACCCCACGGCCGTGCTGCGCTGCGTGCAGCAGGTGGCGCTGCTGGTCCAGGGAAACTGGGTGGTCAAGAGGTACGGCCCGCCTTTGTCCCCGGGACCGCCCCGGGACCGCCCCGGCATCCCTCCGGCATCGCCCCGGGACACCCCCCGGGACCGCCCCAGCATCCCTCCAGTATCGCCCCGGGACGCCCCCCCGGGACCGCCTCGGCATCCCTCCGGTATCGCTCCGGGACCGCCCCGGCATCCCTCCGGCATCGCCCCGGGACACCCCCCCGGGACCAACCCGGCATCCCTCCAGCATcgccccgggacccccccccccGGGACCGTTCCGGGGCCGCGGGCTTTGTGTCCCCACCCTCGTGGCCCAAAACACCCGCGCGCCCAACTCGTGGGTGAAACCTTTGGTTACATGTCTGCGCCTCAGTGCAGTCAGCTAATCCATATCCAAAGGGTTGCTGTGAAAGGATAATGCCTTAGTACCGGTCCCAAGTGGGATTGTGGCTGAGCAGTGATGTAATCTGTGTTTGCATCTGAGTTGTGACAGGTTTTTGATGTCTGCACTCATGTTCTTTTGTGAGAGAGCTGTTCCGAGTTCTTCCAGGGATTAGCATCaaatagaaacacagaaaatgaaaccaaTGTCAGCTATAGTATCTCTTAGCAAAATTCAGTCCTGTAAGGATCTCTGTGCAGTCCTGTTGCTGTTCATCAGTGGATGCTGCGCTTGCCAGCTGAAAACCACCCTCAGTAAATCAAGCATGGGGGTGTACTGAGTGTACCACATGAATTGGAGTCTGTAACATCTTCCTGTTTATTAGGATAGAGCATTCTATTGGGAATTGAAATCTAAAATGCAgtgtgatttgtttttttttttacctgggTGGAGCCCTGTATGCAGAGATTTACAGTCTCCGGAATAGCTGTGTTAAGGTGAATGGCATCAGCTGCCAGTCCAAGTATGCCAGCAGGATGTTTCAGCTATTGTGGTACAGGCCTGTCTTAGCAATGTGACCAGCTTTTacagcagccctgctgtctCTCCAGCTGTTCCAGGAGGAAGCTGGGAGCAGGTTAAAAGACAGTATGTTAGCATTCAGCTTGTTCTTAGGTTACAGCTGATTCTTTGCTCTAGTCTGAGGAGGATGTGAGGATCTGTAGTGGATGGGGTGTTTGAGCAGCACACCTCAGAGCTTTGAACAGAGAGTGGGGACCCATTTCTTTGGTCTGGGTAGGATCAAGATCATGAACCTGAGTTGCTGTGGGGCTTTGGAGAGCCTGGTAACACATGTCACCAGCTGGCTCTGCAAGCAGacagggacacagacacagagtaATGTTGGTCTTGGGGCTGTTGATTCAAGTATGGCATTTGTAATATTGTTCTGTTAAACCCTTGATTGctgggaaggaaataaaaaactgtCTCACCCCTACATCAGCATTTTGGCTGAATGCTGCCTTCAAGGCTGCATACCAGGTTAGCCTAAGCACTTCTTAGGATGTTTCTGGTCTTGTTTACATGGATCCAAGGGAGGGTAGGCTTTGCAAGAACAAAGCAGAGCTTGTAGCTGTGTTGCACACACCTGCTTGCCACAAGGCTGTGCTTTGCTGGTCTAAGCCTTTCTGCACTAGTGTAATTGCAGTGGAGTAATTACACCAATGTTAATGCCTTTAATGAAAACCACGCTTTGGATAAAGGTATAATTTAACTGCAGAACAGGGAGGGCATGTTTGTTATGTTAGTCTTCACTAATGCCATTTTTCTGGAGTACCTAGTAActaatttctcttcctttttaattaaCAGTGATGTTCTCTACCCGAAAGATACTTCTAGTCCCCATAGTGGAGTTCCTGCAGAAGTGCTCTGTAGAGGGAGAGATTTTGTTGTAAGTATaaaagtgtttgtttcttttaaaggaaaatacaggTGAAGCTTGCCTGGGAGGCCGCAGCATTGCAAAACTCTTCTGCTCTACTGCAGTGAGGTGTTTCCTCCAAGGAAGTTGTTTGTGCTTTAATCCTGAAGGTGTTGTTACAAGTCTGCCGTGGGAGTGTTGGTGTAGGCTCACTTTGTGTCTGCCTGGCAGGTTCAGATCATCTGTCATTAGCAGCATTCCTCCCTTTCTAGCACATGCTGCAGAGCACTATCACATTGCCCCCACGATGTGAGGCTTGCAGAACAGCCAGGCCTGCATAATGAAGTGCTTGTTTCTCCAGATCTATTTCCAAGGGCTCAGGACTGAGGGCTCAGGAGGGCAGTGTGGGTAAACCTTGTGCTCCCTGAGCATGCACTGTTGATCTTTAAAAAGGACTTTATTCCCTAGGGCTGCTAATCAGTGAAAGGACTTTGTTCCCAGGCACCTTTTGTGAGCAGTAGCTGCACATGGGAGTTGAAATGAATATGGGTCTTGTAAACACACACATAACCACAGCAAAAAGGAACAACCTCTgcattgtgtttattttcactaACCAGGGAAAGAATTAAGGTCCTAAGTGGTTTCTAAGTTCATAATCAGTTTATGGCTTCCGCCCCACCAGAGCAAGTCTGATGAGAGCCCAGCTCTCATTTGTTTCAGTTAGAGCTGAGTGTTTTTGCAGAGTTTGTTCATGAGGTTTAGCTCTGAACAGGAGACGAACAAGAGACTTTAAGGGTATTACAGTACTACTGTAAGATCAAACTGATGGTGATTGGAACTGACTTTTCCTTGTCTCTTGATGTCTGCCCAGGACATTGCCATATGGAGACCTGGATTCAGGTGTGACCCAGTGACATAAGTGTTTAGGACACAGCAGATTAGGTGACACATCCTGTGTAAAGTTCAGGGACCAGAATTATTGTGCTCAGTTAAGTAAGGGATACTGTTTTAATATTTAGGATGAAAAgatacattattttcatttggattATGTCAAATATGCCTTCCATGAGAAATGGATCGGTGTTGATCTTAAAGGCAAATAATTTGCTGATTAATActacaagaaggaaaaagtttaaatcttagaaaacagaaaggatCAATATTTCTGGCTTTCAGACAAAGAGAAATGTGTGGTTTTAAGACTCAGAAATAGTATTTAATGCTGTATGGCATCTGTGGAGAAAATGTGTTCTAGCTTAAAAAGTGAACTTTATTTCCCTGGATATATTTGAGTAAAGTAATTAATAAGTTCAAAAAACATTTATGGACTTCTTGTGCTTTAATATAGAAATGCCCTGTGCCCTGAAGGGAGTGGattgggtttgtgtgtttgtgggcagagagaagctgaatggagagaaggaggcaTGGATGATGTTGTAGGCCAGGAAGAAATTGTCAGTAATGAGATTTTGGATTCTTAACAACATTATTAATACACACAGACTAAAAGACCCTGTAGCTTATTTAAATGGAgacaggaagaaatgaaaggtCATGTTTAGTGTTCTGCCCAAGTCCTGTCagcctgccctcagcagctgcctcaggatTTGGatctcaggagctgctgtgcagagcaccTGGCTGTGCCCTACCTGGGGACAAGTGTGTGAGTGACAGGACATCTTGGCATAACTGTAAGTGACTGTGATGGGGGTGGAAGAAGGGAACAGGCACTTTGtaggggctctgtgctgctgaagggcAGCAGCCATCAGCCTGAACAGGCCCCTGTGTAAGAGTGCATGGAGAGTGTCTCTAGGCTGATGATGAGGTATGCGAGAAGTGATTTCTGGGGTCCCAGCATCACTGCagtggttttgttggggtttttttttggttttttggtggttttttgtttgtttgttcatgttggttttgtttgttgttgttgttgttttgttgtggttttttggtcgtttttgttttttggtttgtttgtttttttttttttttttagttttgagACTAAATGGAGTTTGAGTTCAAGAGATTCCTCATAGCTTTTGTAGTCACAGGTTTGCCAAGGCACACCATGCACTCTCAAAGCTTTTGGGCCTGTATCCATGGCTGTTTGAGGACAGAAGGAGACAGAAGATGTTTTTCCTCTAGCTGGCTGAGAATCACTTACTTCTACATTCTTGAAAGGAATGGGGGTTCTGTTTTTGTGGTAACATCATTGAACAGGGTCATTGCCAGAACTTCAGTAAATTCAGtaaatttttttacttcagtaaaCACATGCAGTTATTaggttttcctcttttgttCCCTTCCTAGATGTGGAAGTTCACACAGGACCGTTGGGTTGTGAGGAAGGAAGTAGCAGCAGTTACAAAAGTGAGTGgattccttttcttcccaaatccaAAGGTGGTGAGAAGTTGGCCAAATGTTGCTGGGCGTTGTGTGGGTGTAGGTAGTGGTTGCTGCTGTGAGCCTTTCCTCTCACAGTGCCTGCTTTGCTCTCCATCTGGAACAGGTAGAGATAATACTCTTTCTAGAGGAAAACATTCTGAGCAGCTCCCACGAGTTTCTTCAACTCCAAGACTGGCCTTGTAGCTGAGCCACTGGAATGCATCGTGTcctctcctgtgtttcagtggaAAGCTGGGCACAGTTTGAATTGAGCTGGCTGAAGGTGCTCACACagcccacaggagctgctctgctttgggtgTCTTAAGAGCACCTCTTCTGTTGGCATTTGCCAGTTACAATGCTGAGTAAAAACTTTACAGCAACTCAGGCATCTGAACAGTCTGTTAAAAGTGGCAAATGAATGAGAAACATTAAGTCAAAAGGACAAACCCCAAATTCTTTAAATGCACTAAAATGACAAAACAGGAGTCAGTTTATGCACTGACCATCTATTTTTGGAATGTAAGAACCAGTGCTGCATAAAAGCTGGGCATGTGTAGGTGCAGCATGTCTGGCCTGCAGCTCTAAAATAAGATTAACATTGTAGAATATGCTTCTCTTCCCCATAGAGCCTTTTCATCTCAGTTTGGAAACTCccttttctttgcaaaacatGCCATGAGCTATTTGACTCTGGGGTGATTAATCACCACGGCTCTCTGAAGTCCTGGGCTTTTAACAGTGTGTGAAAGtgttgtgctgcagagcaggatgaGTATCTCTGACTTGGCTGGgtgtgtgcccatggaggtGCTCCATACACACCAGAtcagcccagctctcctgtcTCATGCACAGTGCTCCCTGCTGCATCTGTCCTGTGTAAACTGACTTCCATGCtatttatgctttttctttttcttttagctttgcCCAGAAGATGTGAAAGACTTCCTAGAGCACATGTCTGTGGCAAGAATAAACAAAGGTTGGGAGTTCATGCTCCCTTACGATGAAGATTTTGTTAAGAAGCATCCAGACATAGTTCAGAGGCAACAGATGCTGTGGATGGGCATTCAGGCCAAGTAAATAGTTTACTGTGTTTTGGGGAATAAGCTAAAAGCAGAGAACTGTTTAGTACAAGGGTTCTGTAGACACTGATAATAATGTGATCTGTATCACAGTGCCCAGGCAGTGGTGTGGTGGGAGGTGTTACTGCATCACTCAAATCATTCCTGGTTCTTGGCTCCCTGGAGAGATGGAATGTTCTAGCTAATGGCTAAAGCTGGCATGGCTGCATGCAGACATAACAACTGAAACTGTCCTGGAATACTGTGTCTTTGTCTTTCAGATTAGAAAAGGTCTATAATCTCTTAAAGGAGCACTTGACACCAAAGAAACAAGAGGCACAATCAGGTAAATGGAATTGTGCTTGAATCATGCTGAAGCACTTGCATGTATTCATCTGCCCATCCATATTCTAAGTGATGTCTTGGAGTTCCTCTTTGGTTTTGAATGTGGTGGagtctggttttgtttaatgtattttctttcttactaTTTTCCTCTGGAATATTTAAGACATATCTTGGTCTGTACTAATGTCACTGAAGTTGGGGTGACACCAGCTACTGTGGCATCCTTGtagcagagccaggaggagtCTGTGGCCCTGGGGACTTGCTGTTTGACACTGTAAAATCAGCTGGTTCTCTTACCCACTTGCTCATTTAGAGCAGCTTGTGGGGTAACCAGCTCCTGAAGGGAGGACAGACAGAGCCAGTGCACAAATAATTCTCACCTCTCAATTTAATGTTAATGCAACTTAATGTGAATGAGGTGGTTTTTTTACTTCCCTGATTTGCAGTAGGCTCTCTGGTGTGGTTGAGGGCCAAGCAGTTACTGGAGAATGTCATGGCAGGAGGCTGTAAGGAGGCGTGAAGCTGTCTGGTTTTGACATCCTTCTCCACTATGGATGCCAGTGAGAGTATTAAAGTAGCTGCTCCAAAATCCTAAAAGATTGTGAAAACTTGAGATTGCAGAGTTTTAACTGGACATTTGGCTCAGTGCCAGACAGTGGAGCAAATGAAGAGTGTAAGCAGAACTGACAAAGGAGCATATGAATCCATTTCAATACCCTGTGTCTGATCTGCTCAGAAGGATTAGGTGTTGGGTTATTTGGAGAGGATTACTGAGCCTAACAGCAGAGAAGGTAACAGCATGTGTGCTGGGCATGCCTTTGCCTCAAACACTGCACTTCTTGCTTTGGCAAGGACTGCGTTCCTCTGCTGCCAACACAGCCCTTCCTTTCACCTTTGGATGGCTGGGTGTGGAGAGGGGAAGAAGGGCAGGATTCCATGGGAGAGAACACCTTCCTGTCCCTTTCTCCCCATTACTGGTTAATAACACCAAGCAGAGGGTCTGAGCCTCTCCTGCCTTGCACCTCGTGCTGCAGGGGTGTTCAGGTTCACTGCTAACCCTTCCACACTCCTCCCTGTACCTGGTGACATCCTGGTGCTGCctctggcaggggctgcaccaGGTCCCACCAGCCACTGGAGAAtctaaaagacaaaaagaagagTTGTTGgacaaagaaatatttgggTCACAAGCGGAGATGTGTAAGCAGTTTGGAGCTTGGTTTCCTGAAATGTGGAAAAGGCCTTGGTGATTGAACAAACACACTTTGCTTTGGATTCCTTGACTGGAATACCCTTCCCCAAACATTTGgctttagaaaaacaaacacatgctGCCCtcaaaaatccagcaaaaccccccaaaactaATGTAAGAGCTAATCAACAGACTGGGTTTATGCCTTAGATTTCGTGAGCACATGATGTTTCCTGGTTTCCTTTCACTATGAGCCCTGCTGAGATTTATGGTACCTTTTGTTTCTTACCAGCTCATCCCTTGCTGGTTTCTGGGGAGCAAAGGGTCAACATGGCTAAAGCAAAAGTCAAGCAGAACTAtgggcagctggagaaggagttCCAGAGGCAGAAGGCAGAGATGAAATCAAACGACAGCTCGGCCAAGACGGACGTTCCCAATATCCGCATTAAAGAGGAGCCTGTGAGTGCGGAGGAGCCCATGGATACCTCAGCCCACGAGGGCCTGAACAACGGCCTGGTCAACGGCCTGCACCCAGCCCAGGGCCCCATGGACCCTGTGAATGGCCACCTGCCCGGGGGCTGCATCGACAGGGTCGCCCAGGAACTGAAGGCCTTTGTGTCCTCGACGTTTAAGAAACAATTTGTACTCACCCTGAGTGAGCTTAAACGGTTATTTAACCTTCACTTAGCCAGTCTGCCTCCAGGACATACCTTGTTCAGTGGCATTTCAGACAAAATGTTACAGGACATGGTGTTGGACACTGGCTGCAAACAGATTTTGGTGCCTGTAAGTATGGTTTTCCCGTGGTGTGCTTtgggggagggatggggggagGGCAGTTAAACATCTGAGATGTGAAATATTTGTGTCCTGTGCTGATGGACCAGAAGGACAGATGTGCTCAGAGTACCTGTCTGATACTGGATGtgttggagctgctgggattcTGTCTGGGGTCCTGCTTCTGGCAGGCTCTGCACTCTGCCCTGTTGTCCCTGGGACTCTGTTTCCACATCCAAGGTGGTGGCCACAGTGATTTGCTGTCCCAGCTTGCTCCTGTTAACGTGATCTAAGGCAGCCCCAGATTCCCATCAGCTCTCCTGGAATTGCACAAGCTCCTTCCCTCGGGGACAGGGAcccagctgggagagaaaaggTGACATTGactgcctgggagcagcaggacacacccagcagagcctctgGGAAGCGACAAAGCCCATCTGCAGCAGGTTTCCTTGGCCTCTGCTTCCTGCTAGGCTGTGCAGAGGTGTCTGTTTCTTTGTCTGTGTGGAAACGACCTGGGTGATTGCGTgagacagagcagggctgggagacaCTGCATTGCCTAGGAGAGCAAAGGCAATCTGGCATCATGGGAAAGAGCctggaaggaaattaattttacaagACATCTGGCACTGCTGATTGGGTTACAACCAGAaggagcctgggagcagctgcctttggggagagaggagaaggaacATGTGAACTGCTCGAaagagcaggaagcaggagggctgggagagcctggagcatgggagctgctggggggcaGCAGGAACGTGTTCAGTCGTGTGCAAAGTACATGTTGTGGCACCTGGGAACTGAGCAACAGCCTGGAAATGTCACTGGGGAGAGCACCAGTTGTGGTGCTTGCTGCTTCCTCTCCTGGCAGTTTCCAAGTCCTGGGGTGGTGCTTGCCTGGAACTGTCTCAGTGCTGGCCAGGCTCTCCCCTGCACCTGGTGTAATGTGTGCCTCTGCCATGCTGATGGTGAACAGCTGAGGTCATTCCTGCTCTGTTCCTTGGGACTGGGGCTTGTTTGCTTtggaaatttggggattttaga
This genomic window from Motacilla alba alba isolate MOTALB_02 chromosome 14, Motacilla_alba_V1.0_pri, whole genome shotgun sequence contains:
- the POLR3E gene encoding DNA-directed RNA polymerase III subunit RPC5 isoform X2, translating into MANEEDDPIIQEIDVFLARSLLEKLYLFQVELEMAIDTLNPNYCRSKGEQIALNVDGTCTDETSTYSSKLMDKQTFCSSQAASNVSRYAAAVYKKGELHLTPLHGILQLRPSFTYLDKADAKHREREAANEGGDSSQDEAEDDVKQITVRFSRPETEQARQRRVQSYEFLQKRQAEEHWVHLHYYGLKDSRSEHERQYLFSQGHGLAENTELIKSPSEYLMMLMPPSVEEENEKPMAPSNVLSMAQLRTLPLADQIKILMKNVKVMPFANLLGLLGSGTDPTAVLRCVQQVALLVQGNWVVKSDVLYPKDTSSPHSGVPAEVLCRGRDFVMWKFTQDRWVVRKEVAAVTKLCPEDVKDFLEHMSVARINKGWEFMLPYDEDFVKKHPDIVQRQQMLWMGIQAKLEKVYNLLKEHLTPKKQEAQSAHPLLVSGEQRVNMAKAKVKQNYGQLEKEFQRQKAEMKSNDSSAKTDVPNIRIKEEPVSAEEPMDTSAHEGLNNGLVNGLHPAQGPMDPVNGHLPGGCIDRVAQELKAFVSSTFKKQFVLTLSELKRLFNLHLASLPPGHTLFSGISDKMLQDMVLDTGCKQILVPFPPQTAASPDELKVYALWEAGDTYDQHRQVLLEIFSKNYRVRRNVIQSQLSQECGEDLNKQEVDRVLKDCCVSYGGMWYLKGTVQS
- the POLR3E gene encoding DNA-directed RNA polymerase III subunit RPC5 isoform X1; translated protein: MANEEDDPIIQEIDVFLARSLLEKLYLFQYPIRPASMTYDDVTHLSAKIKPKQQKVELEMAIDTLNPNYCRSKGEQIALNVDGTCTDETSTYSSKLMDKQTFCSSQAASNVSRYAAAVYKKGELHLTPLHGILQLRPSFTYLDKADAKHREREAANEGGDSSQDEAEDDVKQITVRFSRPETEQARQRRVQSYEFLQKRQAEEHWVHLHYYGLKDSRSEHERQYLFSQGHGLAENTELIKSPSEYLMMLMPPSVEEENEKPMAPSNVLSMAQLRTLPLADQIKILMKNVKVMPFANLLGLLGSGTDPTAVLRCVQQVALLVQGNWVVKSDVLYPKDTSSPHSGVPAEVLCRGRDFVMWKFTQDRWVVRKEVAAVTKLCPEDVKDFLEHMSVARINKGWEFMLPYDEDFVKKHPDIVQRQQMLWMGIQAKLEKVYNLLKEHLTPKKQEAQSAHPLLVSGEQRVNMAKAKVKQNYGQLEKEFQRQKAEMKSNDSSAKTDVPNIRIKEEPVSAEEPMDTSAHEGLNNGLVNGLHPAQGPMDPVNGHLPGGCIDRVAQELKAFVSSTFKKQFVLTLSELKRLFNLHLASLPPGHTLFSGISDKMLQDMVLDTGCKQILVPFPPQTAASPDELKVYALWEAGDTYDQHRQVLLEIFSKNYRVRRNVIQSQLSQECGEDLNKQEVDRVLKDCCVSYGGMWYLKGTVQS